The following proteins come from a genomic window of Nostoc sp. TCL26-01:
- a CDS encoding DUF1822 family protein, protein MINTTYKLDDFAITLPISQIALTTAQQFASQQPNSAKAEQVRLNTLAVAVVNDYLQMMEIPTNLTASDSWNPVMQLCADVADLEIPSVGLLECRPVKSHEQVCSVPPETWEERVGYVIVQVDEDLKEAKLLGFTKKVATETLTFNQLQPIEALIDCLGQLRTSPIDTLVNLSQWLVGQFETGWETLETLWNSPIARSAYAFRSPMATSEAVANQAEAFTRRAKLIDLSIKVGTQPVMLIVEIAPDANQQTNVRLQLHSTGNQIYLPTGLELKVLDHSGSVFLEAQARSADNYLQLQFRGELQEQFSIQVALDGMSITENFVI, encoded by the coding sequence ATGATTAACACCACTTACAAGCTAGACGATTTCGCCATTACGCTACCGATTTCTCAAATAGCACTGACAACAGCCCAACAGTTTGCCAGTCAACAGCCCAATTCAGCCAAAGCTGAACAAGTCCGGCTGAATACTCTAGCTGTAGCGGTAGTCAATGACTATTTACAGATGATGGAAATTCCTACCAATCTGACAGCTAGCGATAGTTGGAATCCTGTAATGCAGCTTTGTGCAGATGTGGCTGATCTAGAAATTCCTTCAGTTGGTCTTTTAGAGTGCCGCCCTGTCAAGTCGCATGAACAGGTATGTTCTGTTCCTCCAGAAACTTGGGAGGAAAGAGTAGGTTATGTAATTGTACAAGTTGATGAAGACCTCAAGGAAGCTAAGTTGTTAGGTTTTACAAAAAAAGTCGCAACTGAAACATTAACTTTCAATCAACTACAACCGATAGAAGCATTAATTGATTGTCTGGGGCAATTGAGAACCTCCCCAATAGATACTCTGGTGAACTTAAGCCAGTGGTTAGTTGGTCAATTTGAGACTGGCTGGGAAACCCTAGAAACTTTGTGGAATTCACCTATAGCTAGATCAGCATACGCTTTTCGTAGCCCAATGGCTACTTCCGAAGCAGTGGCTAATCAAGCAGAAGCATTTACCAGAAGGGCAAAACTGATTGATTTGAGTATTAAAGTTGGTACTCAACCCGTGATGTTGATTGTGGAAATCGCTCCCGATGCCAACCAACAAACCAATGTCCGCTTGCAACTACATTCTACAGGTAATCAGATTTATTTACCCACAGGACTAGAACTGAAAGTATTAGACCACTCTGGTTCTGTCTTTTTAGAAGCTCAAGCCAGAAGTGCAGATAATTACCTACAATTACAGTTTCGTGGGGAACTCCAAGAACAATTTAGTATTCAGGTAGCATTAGATGGTATGAGTATTACAGAGAACTTTGTCATCTAG
- a CDS encoding CHASE2 domain-containing protein: MAKLVVLKFGDGSFDQGFTVTLQIGEERDRPETEITGKLPPCPEMLLYYTRWQSAYLQLGNRYRLDADQIQVTNVSVTQDCYELAIIVRERFNSWLQTEEFRPLREKWLEKLQPTEEIRVILQSENNQLQRLPWHIWDLLERYPKAEIALSSPSYERIYKPRTTHSSVNILAIVGNSQGIDTQADQAMLQQCRNADVSFLVEPQRKELTDSLWGKHWDILFFAGHSSSQGNNGVGKIYLNKTDSLSINELKYALKQAIERGLQLAIFNSCDGLGLARELADLNIPQIIVMREPVPDQVAQEFLKYFLQSFASGESLYQAVRHGRERLQGLEDRFPCATWLPVICQNPAQIPLTWEELTEPLTELITTIQPITKKRGWKRAAFSSVVVTAVVCGLRFLGGLQTFELQAFDQMMRSRPDEGPDSRLLIVTIDDEDLAAQRRNGEVLKGTSLSDKSLNQLLTKLAQYQPKAIGLDIYRDFPAEPSDLKARLQQTQNLVGICKGSDTSANVKGIEPPPEIPKAQLGFSDFVHDNDGVVRRHLLFMKQETASLCSASYAFSTQLAFRYLSSLGIKTTFTSDESVKNLQMGKIVFHRLSPRVSGYQGIDANGGQILLNYRASRKIAEQVSLTQLLSSPINPDAIKDKIVLIGVVSRGDFPDYWGTPYGSLLDEQMPGVMVQAHMVSQIINAVLTNRPLLRGWLPVFDVLWIWGWAGVGSFLAWQWRLLPKLALMVGVSSGVLYFLCLMLLVRGLWVPFVPSALSLVTTVTVVSIQISRLKR; the protein is encoded by the coding sequence ATGGCAAAGTTGGTGGTGCTGAAATTCGGAGATGGTAGTTTTGATCAGGGGTTTACAGTAACTCTGCAAATCGGCGAAGAACGCGATCGCCCAGAAACAGAAATTACTGGCAAACTGCCTCCCTGCCCAGAAATGCTGCTTTATTATACCCGTTGGCAATCTGCCTATCTCCAGCTTGGTAATCGTTATCGTTTAGATGCCGATCAAATTCAAGTCACCAATGTCTCAGTCACTCAAGATTGTTACGAACTAGCCATAATTGTCCGGGAACGGTTTAATAGTTGGTTGCAAACAGAAGAATTTCGCCCTCTCAGGGAAAAATGGCTGGAAAAATTACAGCCTACAGAGGAAATTCGTGTAATTCTTCAATCAGAAAATAACCAATTGCAAAGACTCCCTTGGCACATCTGGGACTTACTAGAACGTTACCCAAAGGCAGAAATTGCCCTCTCATCACCCAGCTATGAACGTATTTACAAGCCCCGCACCACCCATTCATCAGTAAACATTTTGGCAATTGTGGGTAATAGTCAGGGAATTGATACCCAGGCGGATCAAGCAATGCTGCAACAATGCCGTAACGCTGATGTCAGCTTTCTGGTAGAACCACAACGCAAAGAATTGACTGATTCTCTTTGGGGTAAACACTGGGATATATTGTTTTTCGCCGGACACAGTTCTAGTCAAGGAAATAATGGTGTTGGCAAAATCTATCTGAATAAAACCGATAGTCTCAGCATTAATGAGTTAAAGTATGCCCTCAAACAAGCCATAGAACGAGGTTTACAACTAGCAATTTTCAATTCCTGTGATGGATTGGGACTGGCGCGAGAACTGGCAGATTTAAATATTCCCCAAATAATTGTCATGCGCGAACCTGTTCCCGATCAGGTAGCCCAAGAGTTTTTGAAATATTTTCTTCAAAGTTTTGCCAGTGGTGAATCCTTATACCAAGCAGTCCGCCACGGACGAGAAAGGCTACAAGGATTAGAAGATAGATTTCCCTGTGCGACTTGGCTACCAGTGATTTGTCAAAATCCTGCCCAAATACCCCTAACTTGGGAAGAATTAACCGAACCGCTAACAGAACTTATTACCACTATCCAACCCATTACCAAAAAACGGGGATGGAAACGGGCAGCTTTCTCTAGTGTGGTAGTGACGGCTGTGGTTTGTGGGTTGAGGTTTTTGGGAGGGTTACAGACTTTTGAACTCCAAGCCTTTGATCAGATGATGCGATCGCGCCCCGATGAGGGCCCCGATTCTCGCCTGTTGATAGTGACAATTGACGATGAAGACTTAGCAGCCCAACGCCGGAATGGCGAAGTATTAAAAGGAACTTCTCTTTCAGATAAATCTCTCAACCAACTGTTGACAAAACTGGCACAATACCAACCTAAAGCTATTGGTTTAGACATTTATCGTGATTTTCCAGCAGAACCATCAGATTTAAAAGCTAGATTACAACAAACTCAAAATTTAGTAGGCATATGTAAGGGCAGTGACACCAGTGCCAATGTTAAAGGCATTGAACCACCACCAGAAATCCCCAAAGCCCAGCTAGGATTCAGCGATTTTGTTCATGATAACGATGGTGTAGTGCGGCGACATCTCCTGTTTATGAAACAAGAGACAGCATCTTTATGTTCTGCCTCTTATGCCTTTAGTACCCAATTGGCTTTTCGCTATCTCTCGTCTTTGGGTATTAAAACAACATTTACTTCTGATGAATCTGTGAAAAATTTACAGATGGGCAAAATCGTGTTTCATCGCCTATCACCCCGCGTTTCTGGTTATCAAGGTATTGATGCCAATGGTGGGCAAATTCTCCTCAACTATCGTGCATCGAGAAAAATTGCTGAACAAGTTTCACTCACTCAGTTATTATCTAGTCCCATAAATCCTGATGCCATTAAAGACAAGATTGTCTTGATTGGTGTGGTATCCAGAGGGGATTTTCCCGACTACTGGGGAACACCCTATGGCAGTTTATTAGACGAACAAATGCCTGGGGTGATGGTACAAGCCCACATGGTAAGTCAAATTATCAATGCTGTTTTAACCAATCGCCCACTGTTACGGGGTTGGTTACCTGTGTTTGATGTCTTATGGATTTGGGGTTGGGCTGGGGTAGGGAGTTTCCTGGCTTGGCAATGGCGTTTGTTACCCAAGTTGGCATTAATGGTTGGTGTAAGTTCTGGAGTTCTCTATTTTCTATGCCTGATGTTATTAGTCAGAGGCTTATGGGTTCCCTTTGTCCCATCAGCATTATCTCTAGTGACGACAGTTACTGTAGTCTCAATTCAAATTTCCAGACTAAAGAGGTGA
- a CDS encoding DUF928 domain-containing protein gives MKLLLALTICYTCFFASQTWVLAKSNSVNSVQPHNTNRPGTVNPTQKVSNEPPPTPSGESPPGGRVRGGAKRGTCPSVKTELTALVPFTQNTPTVTNVFGMTTQAHPTFLFYVPYAKNTTYPAEFVLQDQESNSVYEKAIALPEQPGIISISLPTTIPPLALNKQYRWFFSVYCDQQKQSPPIYVEGVIKRVNLNQATIQQLQTASPLQQSAIYMKNGIWFEALNILAQLRRKNPLDTAAQEQWQNLLTSIKLEDIAAEQLLDKPQ, from the coding sequence ATGAAATTATTACTTGCCTTAACTATCTGCTATACCTGTTTCTTCGCTAGTCAAACCTGGGTTTTAGCAAAATCAAATTCTGTAAATTCAGTTCAACCACATAACACTAATCGTCCTGGTACGGTTAATCCTACTCAAAAGGTAAGTAATGAACCGCCACCTACACCATCAGGAGAATCACCTCCAGGTGGTAGAGTTCGTGGTGGTGCTAAACGAGGTACTTGTCCATCAGTCAAAACTGAACTGACAGCTTTAGTCCCCTTTACCCAGAATACACCTACGGTAACAAATGTCTTTGGCATGACAACCCAGGCACATCCAACATTTTTGTTTTATGTCCCATATGCCAAAAACACCACTTATCCAGCAGAATTTGTCTTGCAAGACCAAGAGTCAAATTCTGTCTACGAAAAAGCGATCGCCCTCCCAGAACAACCAGGAATTATCAGTATTTCTCTGCCGACAACTATTCCACCTTTGGCATTAAATAAACAATATCGTTGGTTTTTTAGTGTCTATTGTGACCAGCAAAAACAGTCACCCCCCATTTATGTTGAGGGTGTCATTAAACGAGTCAATCTGAATCAAGCAACAATTCAGCAACTACAAACAGCATCACCACTACAGCAATCCGCCATCTACATGAAGAATGGCATTTGGTTTGAAGCCCTAAATATACTGGCACAATTGCGGCGCAAAAATCCTCTAGATACAGCAGCCCAAGAACAATGGCAAAATTTACTCACCAGCATCAAGCTGGAAGATATTGCCGCCGAACAACTTCTAGATAAACCACAATAG
- a CDS encoding Tex family protein, which produces MLNIPQLLATELELKPHQVQNALELLAEGATVPFIARYRKERTGEMNEVQLRELADRYTYLTELEERKSAILKAIAEQGKLTDELEAKIVSCLQKTELEDLYLPYRPKRRTRATIAREKGLQPLAELIKSLNIKNPLSVSLQDEAAKYISEGVTTAEEALKGAADILAEEVAEKADLRAYIREYLLENGVFVSRIKDDYPEGTTKFEMYRQYQIKVRNIAPHNMLALCRGESEGILNFDIAFEEDLVLAYLEAQEIKTKVRLIRDFYQVMLKDAFNRLMKNSLVGEVIADKKTYADIESIKTFETNLRELLLSAPAGMKPTLAIDPGFRTGCKVSVIDETGKFLQYQAIFPHQAAEQRIKASQTIKNLIEKYKIELIAIGNGTASRETDEFVLQVLQTLERQPIKVMVNESGASIYSASKVALEEFPDLDITVRGAISIGRRLQDPLAELVKIDPKSIGVGQYQHDVDQKLLKKKLDETVESCVNYVGVDLNTASKELLTFVSGITPTVANNIVAYRNEHGAFKNRRQLLKVPKLGPKAFEQAAGFLRIRGGENPLDNTAVHPESYPVVQAIASDLNVPLNQVTQIAEKLQKIDLKKYVTATIGEPTLRDILKELEKPERDPRAEFKYATFKEGIKEISDLAEGMELEGIVTNVANFGAFVDIGVHQDGLVHISQLADRFVDDPKKVVKVGQVVKVRVLEVNTKLKRISLSMKAVTK; this is translated from the coding sequence ATGCTGAACATTCCTCAATTACTGGCAACTGAATTAGAACTTAAACCTCATCAGGTGCAGAACGCACTGGAACTTTTAGCAGAGGGTGCAACTGTTCCATTTATTGCTCGTTACCGCAAAGAACGCACTGGTGAGATGAACGAAGTCCAATTGCGTGAACTTGCTGATAGGTATACTTACTTAACGGAATTAGAAGAAAGAAAGTCAGCGATTTTAAAGGCGATCGCTGAACAAGGTAAACTTACAGATGAACTGGAAGCAAAAATTGTATCTTGTTTACAAAAAACTGAACTAGAAGATTTATATTTACCCTATCGTCCCAAGCGACGCACTCGTGCCACAATCGCCAGAGAAAAAGGATTACAACCGCTAGCAGAATTAATCAAATCACTCAATATCAAAAATCCTCTTTCCGTATCATTACAGGATGAAGCAGCAAAATATATTTCTGAGGGAGTTACCACCGCAGAGGAAGCACTGAAGGGTGCTGCTGACATCCTAGCCGAAGAAGTGGCAGAAAAAGCTGATTTACGCGCATATATTCGAGAATATCTCCTAGAAAATGGGGTATTTGTTTCTCGCATTAAAGATGATTACCCTGAAGGTACAACTAAATTTGAGATGTATCGCCAATATCAAATTAAAGTCAGAAATATTGCTCCCCATAATATGCTGGCGTTGTGTCGGGGTGAATCTGAGGGAATCTTAAATTTTGATATTGCTTTTGAGGAAGATTTAGTACTTGCTTACTTAGAAGCGCAAGAGATTAAAACAAAAGTCCGGTTAATTCGAGATTTCTATCAGGTGATGCTCAAAGATGCCTTCAATCGCTTGATGAAAAACTCTCTGGTAGGAGAAGTAATTGCAGACAAGAAAACCTATGCAGATATTGAATCTATCAAGACATTTGAAACAAATCTGCGTGAATTATTGCTATCTGCACCAGCCGGCATGAAACCAACCCTAGCTATAGATCCGGGATTTAGAACTGGATGTAAAGTCTCGGTGATTGACGAAACTGGGAAATTTTTGCAATATCAAGCCATCTTTCCACATCAAGCTGCTGAACAGCGTATAAAAGCTTCACAAACTATTAAAAACCTCATTGAAAAATACAAAATTGAGCTAATTGCCATTGGTAATGGTACAGCTTCCCGCGAAACAGATGAGTTTGTCTTGCAAGTATTACAAACTTTAGAGCGCCAACCCATTAAAGTGATGGTAAATGAGTCGGGTGCATCTATATATTCTGCTAGCAAAGTAGCCTTAGAAGAGTTTCCGGATTTAGATATCACAGTGCGTGGGGCAATTAGTATTGGTCGGCGTTTGCAAGACCCATTAGCGGAACTTGTGAAAATTGATCCCAAATCGATTGGTGTGGGTCAATATCAGCATGATGTTGATCAGAAATTGTTGAAAAAGAAACTAGATGAGACGGTAGAAAGTTGCGTCAACTACGTGGGTGTAGATTTAAATACGGCTTCCAAGGAATTGTTAACTTTTGTTTCGGGAATTACACCGACAGTAGCAAACAATATTGTGGCTTATCGCAACGAGCATGGAGCCTTTAAAAACCGTCGTCAACTATTAAAGGTTCCGAAACTAGGGCCAAAAGCATTTGAACAGGCTGCTGGTTTTTTGAGGATTCGCGGTGGGGAAAACCCACTAGATAATACAGCAGTGCATCCAGAAAGTTATCCAGTTGTGCAAGCGATCGCTTCAGACTTAAATGTACCTTTAAATCAAGTCACACAAATTGCCGAAAAACTCCAAAAAATCGACTTGAAAAAATACGTCACCGCCACAATTGGCGAACCCACACTGCGAGATATTCTCAAAGAATTAGAAAAACCAGAGAGAGATCCCCGTGCGGAATTTAAATACGCCACCTTTAAAGAAGGGATTAAGGAAATTAGCGATTTAGCAGAAGGAATGGAACTAGAGGGAATTGTCACCAACGTCGCTAACTTTGGCGCATTTGTGGACATTGGTGTACATCAAGATGGTTTGGTACATATCTCCCAACTAGCTGACAGATTTGTTGATGACCCCAAAAAAGTTGTGAAAGTCGGGCAAGTTGTCAAAGTCCGGGTGCTGGAAGTTAATACTAAATTGAAACGGATTAGTTTATCGATGAAAGCAGTGACGAAATAG